The nucleotide window CGCACGGCCTCTTCATGCCGTCGCGGATGACCTCGGCGGCGGGTGGCGTCGCGCCGGCGCCGGCCCAAGCCgccaccccctcctcctcaaAGCTCCCCAATGCGGCGCGGCTAAAGAAGGGCAAGACATCGGCGAAGAAAAACAAGGCGGCGGACTGCTCCGGCACCTCCAAGGCGAAGAGGAAGAAGCTTGCGGGGCGTGCGACGGGCGCGGCGGCTGCCGAAGCGCCAGCAAGCTCACTCGTTGAGCCGGCGGCCGGCGCGCACAACATGTTCGACGAAATGCCTCCAAGGTAAAAAAAATTCTAACTTTTCatttttttttgttattttttgaaTGCATTCGTCACATATAGATAGCTTATTTGCATTGTGCAAAAAAAATTGTAGTCTCAATGATGATGCATACATGTCAACGATGGGTGTTGGCTTCAACAATTCGCATTGGTCTCAAACCAATGACATGCATTTTGAAGACTATGAGTTCGAGGTGGACGAGGAGGGTGAGGGCATTGTCGACGCACCGAAAGGAAGAGCGGGCAATTACACCAACACCGATGACATCTTACTATGCAATACTTGGTTGCAAGTGTCGAGGGATCCATCCGTTGGAGGCGATCAAAGTAGAGATGCTTATTGGAACCGGATGAAGGAACACTTTGATGCTCGCAACGTGAGTGGAATTGACCGCTCCAACCGATCACTTAGGTCCCGGTGGTCGACAATCAACTCAGATTATCAAAGATGGGCGGCTTGTCAAAAGGCGGTTGACAAGTTGAACCCAAGTGGCACAAATGAGGACGATAGAGTAAGTGCCATTTCATCTTACATGTTGGTGCTAAACTTgctttgttttgcttgttgttgGTGCTAACTTGCTTTGTTTTCATGTAGTTCAACATTGCGCAAAACTTGTtcaaagaagaggagaggaaaaccAAGAAGGAGAAGATCAAGAAAGGAAGGGTCTTTACTTTGCCTCATTGCTATGATGTGTTGAAGGATGATGAGAAATGGAAGAAGCGTGAAGATTTGGATGATTTGCATTTGAGCGACAAACGGAAGCGAACAATAAAgttggatgatgatgatgatgatgaggatgatgcATCAAGTGATGACGGCAAGAGAAGCCCTACACCCAACTCGGTTTCATACTCGAAGTCAAAGCGACCGGATGGGTGCAAGAAAGaccaaacccaaaagaagaagaggaaaggagaTGATGAGCTCAAAAATGCTATAGAAGCTATTGTGAAGGCAAGAAAAGAAGTCAATGAGGTGAGGAAAATGGCAAGGACCCAAGATGCCGCGGCCGAGGAGAGGAGGTTGGTGGCCGAGGAGAGGAGGGTGGCGGCCGAGGAGAGGAAGGTGGTTTTGGAGGAGAGGAAGGTGACCAATGAGGAGCGAACTAGATTGTTGGAATGGGAGAAGCACTTGTTCTTCTTGGACACCACTAACCTCAATGCGATGCAAAAGAAGTATGTCAATCTTGCCCAACAAAAAGTCTTGATCCAAAAAAGAGCCATGGTTCGTGCAATGGGTAGCGGTGGCCTCGGCGCCATGGGTGGCTTCGGAGGTACCGTGGGCGGTTTAGGTGCAATGGGAGGCATGGCTCGCTTTGGAGCACCCCCCGATGCTATGGCCACAATGGAAGGCATGGAGTTTTGCTTCtctcatgggaggcatgggtgcacctCCGGCCTCCATGGGCGGAATGTCTTTCGATGAGCCTCCTCGCACACATTCCCATGAAGATGCCGTTAAAGATCTTGCCAACACCGTCGGAGCTTCACATGATGCGGTGTGCGatgaggagatggaggaagaTTCATCTTCGGAGGCGGAAGAATCATCttccgaagatgaggacgaggacgaagacgacgacgaggacgagGAATGATGTGTCTTTCCTTTGTGTATTGAACTTGATTTGCATTTTGAACTTGGTTGGATGAACTTGTAGGCGTGATTTTAAACTTGTGGGCATGAACTTTATCAACTTGTTTGTGTGAAATTTTTATTGTGttgaaaatgttcatcattttgtATTGAAAAATGCCATATGCAATGCACCGGCGGGTCGCGCGAGCTGCATTTTGGCGCGCTGCTGGAGCGACGCGCGCACGCTGCATTTTAGCGCAGCCGTTGAAGTCAGCGTTGCGCGCCGCGTCAAACCAGCCGATGCGCGTGCGGCATATATGTTTTTTGCAAGCGGCGCGAGcggcgcctgttggagatgctcttatatAGCTACCCCTCTCACTCTCGTATAATAACCCTACGCAAGGTTCAGCGCCGCCACGCCCGACTCCACTCCTCCGCCGGCAGATCCGGCCATCCAATTGCAAGCCCCATCCCCGCCGGACCTCCGTCCCGTCGACGCCCGAGTCCCGCCGTCAGCCAGGAGCAGCTACCTCATCGCTAGGAGAAGCCCACTCCACCCGGCCACCCCACCCCGACGCCATTGACGCCCGACGGGCCCCGATGGCACAGATCCCAAACCTCGATAACGCGCCGCTCAATCTCACTGCCTTCAGGGAGCAGTCACAGAAGGAACTCGTCAGCATAATCAAGAGCGTCAGGGGGAACAAGTGTCTGGTCATCGATCCGAAGCTCGCGGGCACCCTCTCGCTGATCCTGCACACCTCGGCGCTAAAGGAACATGTCACGGAGCTGCGGGTCCTCTCCGCCGAGCCTCTGCAGACGGAGTGCCCCAAGGTGGTGTACCTTGTTCGGTCGCAGCTCAGCTTGATGAAATTCGTGGCAAATCAAATCAAGAACGACGAATCCAAGGGGCTCCAGAGGGAATACCACCTCTATTTCGTGCCACGTCGTCTAGTTGCCTGTGAGATGATTCTGGAGGAAGAGAAAGTTCATCAAAAGTTGGCAATAATCGGAGAATACCCCTTGTATCTGGTTCCTTTGGATGAGGATGTCATTTCTTTTGAGCTTGGTGATGATGACTATTCCTCACAGGAATGTCACCTTATGGAAGGGGATACGGCGACTTCTGCTTGGCACGTTGCAGAAGCTATTCATAGGCTAGAGCTTGCCTTTGGAGTCATCCCCAATGTTAGAGCCAAGGGTGTGGCATCAACCAAAGCTGCCCAGCTGCTCAACCATATGCACCTCCAAGACCCTGTCGACATGGATGACATGGGGATTCCAGAGATAGAGACCGTTATCTTGCTAGATCGAGAGGTGGACATGGTGACACCAATGTGCTCTCAGCTAACGTATGAAGGCCTCTTAGACGAGATGTTGGAAATTCACAACGGatctgtgcaagttgatgccggcATCATGCGCGCCCAACAAGATGGGAAAAAGATCAAGGTTCCGCTCAATTCGAGCGATAAGTTGTACAGGGAGATTCGAGACCTCAGCTTCCATGTTGTGCTTCGGGTCGTCCACCAAAAGGCAACGTCTATTCAGCAAGATTACGCGCAGGTAAAATCAATGAACACACAGTCGGTTTCCGAGCTCAAGGATTTTGTGAAGAGGTTACACTCACTACCGGAGATAACCAGGCATGTTAATTTGGCGCACCATCTGCAGTCGTTTGCTGGAAAACCCTTGTTTCATGCCCGAGTAGAGATTGAGCAAAAGATGCTGGAGGCGAAGGACTATGAAACGTGTTACAAGTACATTGAGGAGATCATACAGAAGCAAGAGCCTATTGAGACTGTGCTTCGCCTTCTGGTGTTATTTTCCCTTACAAATGCTGGGTTGCCGAGGAAGAGTTTTGACTACCTGAGGCGGGAGATACTGCACAGCTATGGCTTTGAGCACATGCCCTTGTTATACAATCTGCAGAAGGCTGGCCTTGTTAAAGGGCGGGAACCGAGGAGTAATTGGGCTATTATCAGGAGAGGTCTCCAGCTTATAGTTGATATAAAGGATCCTGATTCCCCTGATGATGTATCATACGTCTTTGCTGGATACGCGCCTCTTAGCATTCGCCTTGTTCAGCATGCAGTGAAGTCTGGATGGCGATCTATCGAAGAAGTGTTGAAATTGTTGCCGGGCCCTCATCTGGATTTGAAAAGAGGTGTCTCGACCATTAGTGGTTCATCAGAATTACTATCAGCCGAGGCAAGACAGAAAACCGACAGGGTTGGTCGTCGCTCCGTTGTTCTGGTTGTGTTTGTTGGTGGCGTAACATTTGCTGAGATTGCCTCGCTTCGATTTCTTGGTGCACAGGAAGGAATGGGCTGTGTCTTCGTGGTTGCAACAACAAAGGTCATCACCGGCAACACATTACTTAGACCAATTATAGCCAGCAGCAAAGAGGGAATGATTTAGTTGTCTTTGCTGTGCATCCCCCTTTTTGATTGTACAAAGCAGCGCAAACCCGTGCCCAGGAGGGGATTTTCCTTGTTCAGTTCTGGGCCACTTTTTATTCTGCAACCAGAAATGCTATTGCTCGTGCTCTTGCATTCACATCACACAagtcttttattttcttgtcagaTAAAGCGTGTAAATTGATAGCTCATGTACAGACACAGATGCTCCGCAAACATCGATTTGAAGGATCTGCAATTATCTATGGACATGACAAAAATGTGTTGCAATTCAATTTACGCACTTATGTACAGTAACAGTCCCCACTGTTCAACATAATGGTGATAAAAGTTACGCGGAGCCATTTACAAGCCAGCATCAGATTCTTTTGCTAACTCCAAGAAACATGCTAAAGCAACTAGCAAACCAAGCCACAGTCCTTAACTGCCCCGAACATCTCATGGTTCTTCAGGGGTTTGACATTCTTGTCTCTGTAAGCATCTTTCATTTGTTTCTCTTctagagagaattccttatttgacactctCTTAAAATTATGTTTCTTATTTGACACTGAAGAAAATTTTCTTTCCTATATGATCTCTAGTCTTAATTTTTTTCCCTATATGACACTCTAGTGCATTTTGTTCACGTGAAAAGACCATTTTACCCATATGTATAATGTGACCACAAATATGCTTTCGAAAAGTCTGTTGAATTAGGCAGGTTGGTAAAAAATCAGGTCAAGTCTACTACATTTAGGAATTTTCCTCTGGATAAGCGGCGGGGAGGGCGGACAAAGTCAGCCGGCTAGACAACAACCGCAACACGGCCGGAGCCGGCTATGCTACCTCCCTCCCGGCCATCTACTCCAGAAGACAGCCGAGCTCGCGTCGATCTCCTGGTTAATGCGTGATGCTTGAGGCGTGCTATGGATGAATGATGGATGGATCTCTTGGTGGCTCCCCGTGGGTGCGCCGTGCGTTGCCTCCTTTTGTGCGTGCGTTGTGCCTCGGTATTTTTAGGCAGCTGGAGAAGGTCCGGCGCTGGCCATTGCCGTTCCGATTTTTATGGAGCGATACGGATGTAACGTTGTTTAAGATAAACGCGTCCCTACCTCAACCCCTTGAAGGTTGTTTAAATCTTTGGCCCTGCGCGGCAACGGAATCCATCGATACAAATTGAAGTAAAcgaaattcaaaaaaaatttgaAGCAAACAGAGCCTTTGTCTCTCGCTCTTTGGAAAAGAAATCATGACCGAGGCCTTCGATGGTTCATGTGCTAATTGACCGGTCTGGCTAGTTGTCTATACGTATTTGTGTACATATACACGGCCAGCTTGCCTGCCGGAGCGTAGATATTTAAATACGTACGCGGAGCATAGATATTTAAATACGTACGCGCACCCTGACGATCAAGCGAATACATGTATTCTAGCTTCATATGACCCGGTTCATATACATACGCATGTTGGCTGCACCGAACCGGGCGTACGTTCGTGCTAGCACGCAACTTTCTTCCATACAGCTATAGGTCCTGCATGGGCCATGCAAATACGTGCACATGCACTAATGGCATGCACGTAGGTGATCACCGAAGCATACACAAAAGTGCTTAAAAAAATTCATTCATTTTTAAGAATGCATTTTAGTGTTAAAGCACACGTACAAAAGTACGTCAAACAGTCGCACTCACAAACCATACCGCATGAAACTAGACCCACAGCTGAATACGTTCTAAATACATTGGATGCATGCACTCAGGTATACAGAATACACATGCATCCCAAAAAAGACCAACGGAGGAGATAACATGTTGAGTGTGCTCACTCTCATAAACGAATTTTCCTTAATTAGGCTCAATGCTACATATTTCTGGTCACATTATGTACAGGGGCAAAAAGGTCTTTTCACGTGTACAAAATGAACTAGAGTGTCATATAGGGAAAGAAATTAAGACTATAGGTCATATAGGGAAGAAATTTTtttcagtgtcaaataaggaacaTGATTTTAAGagagtgtcaaataaggaattctctcttgTTTCTATCCATAAGCTTGTCCTGGTCTGTACTGTCAAGTGTCTGCTAGAGATCTCAAGTTCTTTGCAATATTCACTTCGATGTTATGGGGGGGATACATGGTTCTACATAGTAATCAGTTTGTCTTCTGTATCAGAATCATCGTCTTCACAAGTCACTGTGACCAGCCTAGTGGAATATGGTTTTGTTCTCAGTTTGGAAGTAAAACATCTATATTGAACTGAGCTATATGAAAAATGGGAAACAAAATAATGTACTTCCATACCAAAATATCATCATACACGCTCAGCAGACAATGCTTCCGAAGAATCTGAACCAAGAAGCCTTTCTGCTTCATCATTAGCCTCGGCTTGTATACGCCATTGCTGAAATGGTTATAGAAGCAAATGTTAGTTCCTCGTAAACGATGGTATGCTCGATAGAAATTTTGGGCCGAAGGTTTTCCACCTCTTCAAGACTGTCAATCTCCATCAACTGTTCAATTTGTTCTGATATTCTTTCCTGAATTGTAACACTCATTATTAGCTATCTGCCCGGAATTAAtcagaaaaacaaaaacaatGGTAGAAACAATGATTaggaagtactccctccgttcggaattacttgccgtacaaatggatgtatctagacgtattttaatTCTAGATACATTCATATCCGAGAcgagtaattccgaacggaggaaGTATACTGTATGTATTGATAGGAACTTACTGCACCGGTTGCTGCTTCAGCAACGATAACATCAGAGTCCATTTCAACTTCAATTTCAATCATAGAACATAACTGCAATGCCATATTCAACATTTTATTTCAGCTACATTACATGCGAAATGTATACAGATTTATATTTACAGTCTCTTGTGTTACTTTTGCGTAACTTTCCATCAGCTCAATCTTTGCCAAAAGCGTAGTTTCCAAGCTTTTTCGTACCCTCTTCACTCTACCACGTCGAGCACTGCAAATTAGTTTGTACAATGCTCAATTCTCCTCATAAAACACTGCAGTAGAACATGAAACTATTGTAATAAAACAGTGCTTTTTTAAGTAAGTAAATTAAACCAGTATGATAGAAGAACATGCAACTTCTGTAAAAATTACCGATATGATGGTTCGCCTACTGCTAATATCTTGTTCTCCAACTGAGACATTCTTGCAAGCATCCACACCTTCGATGGAATAAttctggacactatgcttttcaAAACTTTACGTCTAGCAGAAGATTTACTGGTTACAGAGATTAAACAGACAAACCTCTTTTTCAACAAGCTGTTTCAGATCCTTAAGACGACTTTGAAGCATGTCATATTGAGATAAGAGTTTCTGCTGTACAGCAACTATGTCTACCGCCTTTTGCGGAAGCTGGACAAACACAAGAGTTAAATCATGCAGGATAGTTAATACACACCACAC belongs to Triticum urartu cultivar G1812 chromosome 7, Tu2.1, whole genome shotgun sequence and includes:
- the LOC125521489 gene encoding vacuolar protein-sorting-associated protein 33 homolog isoform X1 — protein: MAQIPNLDNAPLNLTAFREQSQKELVSIIKSVRGNKCLVIDPKLAGTLSLILHTSALKEHVTELRVLSAEPLQTECPKVVYLVRSQLSLMKFVANQIKNDESKGLQREYHLYFVPRRLVACEMILEEEKVHQKLAIIGEYPLYLVPLDEDVISFELGDDDYSSQECHLMEGDTATSAWHVAEAIHRLELAFGVIPNVRAKGVASTKAAQLLNHMHLQDPVDMDDMGIPEIETVILLDREVDMVTPMCSQLTYEGLLDEMLEIHNGSVQVDAGIMRAQQDGKKIKVPLNSSDKLYREIRDLSFHVVLRVVHQKATSIQQDYAQVKSMNTQSVSELKDFVKRLHSLPEITRHVNLAHHLQSFAGKPLFHARVEIEQKMLEAKDYETCYKYIEEIIQKQEPIETVLRLLVLFSLTNAGLPRKSFDYLRREILHSYGFEHMPLLYNLQKAGLVKGREPRSNWAIIRRGLQLIVDIKDPDSPDDVSYVFAGYAPLSIRLVQHAVKSGWRSIEEVLKLLPGPHLDLKRGVSTISGSSELLSAEARQKTDRVGRRSVVLVVFVGGVTFAEIASLRFLGAQEGMGCVFVVATTKVITGNTLLRPIIASSKEGMI
- the LOC125521489 gene encoding vacuolar protein-sorting-associated protein 33 homolog isoform X2, which gives rise to MAQIPNLDNAPLNLTAFREQSQKELVSIIKSVRGNKCLVIDPKLAGTLSLILHTSALKEHVTELRVLSAEPLQTECPKVVYLVRSQLSLMKFVANQIKNDESKGLQREYHLYFVPRRLVACEMILEEEKVHQKLAIIGEYPLYLVPLDEDVISFELGDDDYSSQECHLMEGDTATSAWHVAEAIHRLELAFGVIPNVRAKGVASTKAAQLLNHMHLQDPVDMDDMGIPEIETVILLDREVDMVTPMCSQLTYEGLLDEMLEIHNGSVQVDAGIMRAQQDGKKIKVPLNSSDKLYREIRDLSFHVVLRVVHQKATSIQQDYAQVKSMNTQSVSELKDFVKRLHSLPEITRHVNLAHHLQSFAGKPLFHARVEIEQKMLEAKDYETCYKYIEEIIQKQEPIETVLRLLVLFSLTNAGLPRKSFDYLRREILHSYGFEHMPLLYNLQKAGLVKGREPRSNWAIIRRGLQLIVDIKDPDSPDDVSYVFAGYAPLSIRLVQHAVKSGWRSIEEVLKLLPGPHLDLKRGVSTISGSSELLSAEARQKTDRVGRRSVVLVVFVGGVTFAEIASLRFLGAQEGMGCVFVVATTKVITGNTLLRPIIASSKELIVQSSANPCPGGDFPCSVLGHFLFCNQKCYCSCSCIHITQVFYFLVR